The proteins below come from a single Arthrobacter caoxuetaonis genomic window:
- a CDS encoding DUF4326 domain-containing protein, whose protein sequence is MAEPMTGAPRRIRHRVGAALPENTMLVGKASSWATPFKAGELGVLRGSDDTRVFFRPADEEEALGMFRTLLEQPGIRAKVVADLRGKNLACWCPLDQPCHADALLEAANGADTV, encoded by the coding sequence ATGGCAGAACCAATGACCGGCGCCCCGCGCAGGATCCGGCACAGGGTAGGTGCAGCCCTGCCTGAAAACACGATGCTGGTCGGAAAGGCCAGCAGCTGGGCCACCCCGTTCAAAGCCGGAGAACTGGGTGTGCTCCGCGGCAGCGACGACACCCGGGTGTTCTTCCGCCCGGCAGACGAGGAGGAAGCCCTTGGCATGTTCCGGACCCTCCTCGAACAGCCCGGCATCCGGGCGAAGGTCGTCGCCGACCTCCGAGGCAAGAACCTTGCCTGCTGGTGCCCCCTTGATCAGCCCTGCCATGCTGACGCCCTCCTGGAGGCAGCCAACGGTGCGGACACTGTGTAG
- a CDS encoding Na+/H+ antiporter gives MHQLALIIGLLLATVIAVGLGDRLKLPYPVIMVLIALGVAFIPGIPHLDLAPELILPLFLPPLLYATAKKTSWSVFRIRWRSVVLLAIALVVVTTAVVAGVAWLLIPGIGIPAAIALGAMLAPPDPVAVESVAGRVRMPRRLMTVMQSEGLFNDAAAIVIFQTAVAAAVKGSEINGWLAIKFVTGAAIAVALGFAMAWAAKKLMHFIASSTARSAVTLILPFAVYIAAEEVHASGVIAVVVAALEMKRRARPHDAAERITSSSFWDVVELLATGIAFGLIGLEARDVITETGTDILPMLGHAGIICAVVILVRAAWLSLLIPGNLRRGDGLPPAGTKDVVILTWCGMRGLATLALALALPTVTADGSPFPARDQIIVTAIAVLFATLVVPGFTLPWLMRRLKAQESPAAEHEVEMVLAQRAEDAALAALDEAPFLHDLPVQRQEAITRGIKRLSEDLVIDVPVPCDKKGAVKIRHDSTVAIRTIALDAARQEILLARNEVGVDPETADRVLRRLDLRTVMLQK, from the coding sequence ATGCATCAACTCGCTCTTATCATCGGGCTCCTGCTCGCCACCGTCATCGCGGTCGGACTCGGGGACAGACTCAAGCTCCCGTACCCGGTCATCATGGTCCTCATCGCCCTCGGCGTGGCTTTTATCCCCGGCATCCCGCACCTGGATCTCGCGCCGGAACTGATCCTTCCGCTGTTTCTGCCTCCGCTGCTTTATGCCACGGCCAAGAAGACCTCATGGTCCGTGTTCCGCATCCGGTGGCGTTCCGTTGTCCTGCTCGCCATCGCGCTGGTCGTCGTAACGACCGCAGTGGTTGCCGGAGTCGCCTGGCTGCTGATCCCCGGCATCGGCATTCCCGCAGCCATCGCGCTCGGTGCCATGCTGGCCCCGCCTGACCCGGTGGCCGTCGAGTCGGTTGCAGGGCGCGTACGCATGCCCCGCCGCCTGATGACCGTCATGCAGTCCGAAGGCCTGTTCAACGACGCCGCGGCCATTGTCATCTTCCAGACCGCAGTCGCTGCAGCCGTCAAGGGAAGCGAAATCAATGGGTGGCTTGCCATCAAGTTCGTCACCGGTGCAGCCATCGCCGTTGCCCTCGGCTTCGCCATGGCCTGGGCAGCCAAGAAGCTGATGCACTTCATCGCCTCATCGACTGCCCGTTCAGCCGTCACGCTTATCCTCCCGTTTGCTGTGTACATTGCCGCGGAAGAAGTCCACGCCTCCGGTGTTATCGCAGTCGTCGTAGCCGCCCTGGAAATGAAACGCCGTGCCCGCCCGCATGACGCAGCAGAGCGCATCACCTCCAGTTCGTTCTGGGACGTCGTGGAACTGCTTGCCACCGGCATCGCCTTCGGCCTGATCGGTCTCGAAGCCCGTGACGTCATCACCGAGACCGGCACTGACATCCTCCCGATGCTGGGGCACGCCGGAATCATCTGCGCAGTGGTCATCCTCGTCCGCGCTGCGTGGCTGAGCCTGCTTATCCCCGGGAACCTCCGCCGCGGCGACGGCCTGCCGCCGGCTGGCACCAAAGACGTCGTCATTCTCACCTGGTGCGGCATGCGCGGACTGGCAACGCTCGCTCTGGCACTGGCGCTGCCCACCGTGACCGCTGACGGCTCCCCGTTCCCGGCCCGCGACCAGATCATCGTCACAGCCATCGCAGTCCTTTTCGCAACCCTTGTCGTTCCGGGGTTTACCCTGCCGTGGCTGATGCGCCGGCTGAAGGCTCAGGAATCCCCTGCTGCCGAGCACGAGGTGGAAATGGTCCTGGCCCAGCGCGCCGAGGACGCCGCCCTTGCTGCACTGGATGAAGCCCCGTTCCTGCACGACCTGCCCGTCCAGCGACAGGAAGCCATCACCCGCGGCATCAAACGCCTGAGCGAGGATCTTGTCATCGACGTGCCTGTGCCATGCGACAAGAAGGGTGCAGTGAAGATCCGCCACGACTCAACCGTGGCCATCCGCACCATCGCCCTTGACGCCGCCCGCCAGGAAATCCTGCTCGCCCGCAACGAGGTGGGCGTTGACCCCGAAACTGCGGACCGGGTTCTGAGGCGCCTGGACCTGCGCACGGTCATGCTCCAGAAGTAG
- a CDS encoding ribose-phosphate pyrophosphokinase, giving the protein MLTTFAQVPQGFTVHSAATAMTFPAGEAHIKTDAAEGQTPLYLYLTGADANEYMSAAMWIDYAHQGGHEVKALIPYLPGARQDRGNPFGAKVYANLINAMNADEVVCFDPHSPVMPGLVNNLRVVGSESVIARAVRKHLPGYAGVICPDEGAKARSAVTAQALGLPLFHAAKHRDFATGKLSGFTCEELPAEGRFLVVDDICDGGGTFMGLAQATGLGPGRLDLWVSHGVFSGNAGQLTEAFGNIFTTDSHPGAANPAVGARITPLISHLI; this is encoded by the coding sequence ATGCTCACAACATTCGCCCAGGTCCCCCAGGGATTCACCGTCCACTCGGCAGCAACGGCCATGACGTTCCCGGCCGGCGAAGCCCACATCAAAACCGACGCCGCCGAAGGCCAGACGCCGCTGTACCTCTACCTCACCGGTGCCGACGCCAACGAGTACATGAGCGCCGCAATGTGGATCGACTACGCCCACCAGGGCGGCCACGAGGTCAAGGCACTCATCCCGTACCTCCCCGGCGCCCGCCAGGACCGCGGCAACCCCTTCGGAGCCAAGGTCTACGCCAACCTCATCAACGCCATGAACGCCGACGAGGTCGTCTGCTTCGACCCGCACTCACCCGTCATGCCGGGTCTGGTCAACAACCTGCGGGTTGTGGGATCCGAGAGCGTCATCGCCCGCGCAGTCCGCAAGCACCTCCCCGGATACGCCGGCGTCATCTGCCCCGACGAGGGTGCCAAAGCCCGCTCCGCCGTCACCGCCCAGGCACTCGGTCTTCCCCTCTTCCACGCCGCCAAACACCGCGACTTCGCAACCGGCAAGCTCTCGGGCTTCACCTGCGAAGAACTTCCCGCCGAAGGCCGCTTCCTGGTCGTCGACGACATCTGCGACGGCGGCGGAACCTTCATGGGCCTCGCCCAGGCAACCGGCCTCGGACCCGGCCGCCTCGACCTCTGGGTCAGCCACGGAGTCTTCTCCGGCAACGCAGGCCAGCTCACCGAAGCCTTCGGAAACATCTTCACGACCGACTCACACCCCGGCGCCGCCAACCCGGCCGTCGGCGCCCGCATCACACCCCTGATCTCCCACCTCATCTAA
- a CDS encoding DUF6283 family protein has translation MSGPQQPEAAQPRKSPCASCPYRKNVPSGVWDKAEYAKLPAYDGEMHEQSSAAVFMCHQGDGCVCSGWLGHRDPADMLAVRLGLMRGDLDPSCADYTTDVPLFASGAEAAEHGGKQIHSPGADAVAVIDKIMRKKEVQAFHA, from the coding sequence ATGTCCGGCCCCCAGCAACCTGAAGCGGCCCAGCCCCGCAAGAGTCCCTGCGCCTCGTGCCCCTACCGGAAGAACGTTCCGTCAGGGGTGTGGGATAAGGCCGAATATGCCAAATTGCCTGCCTACGACGGCGAAATGCACGAGCAGTCCTCAGCCGCCGTTTTCATGTGCCACCAGGGCGACGGCTGCGTCTGCTCCGGCTGGCTCGGCCACCGGGACCCGGCAGATATGCTCGCCGTCCGCCTGGGCCTGATGCGCGGGGACCTCGACCCCTCGTGCGCCGACTACACGACCGATGTTCCCCTGTTCGCCAGCGGAGCGGAGGCCGCAGAGCATGGCGGCAAGCAGATCCACTCCCCCGGAGCCGACGCGGTGGCCGTCATCGACAAAATCATGCGCAAGAAAGAGGTGCAGGCGTTCCATGCCTAA
- a CDS encoding aminoglycoside phosphotransferase family protein, which translates to MQTSAPGIAANEQNTDQAWVKLRHPSGLGMAERAIRDSVPLDSRILGVQHVRTAHYVACRVETRDGSWLARVGVTSPSDTAKADNSGFMGTAVTVPTGQQREYVLAREFSFAGVSVTVPAGYTSFEGPLDAHSGLDVLWLPFLQDSGAAVTAEQWAAALVPLHASRPGNELPVFTSRAKSLGRLASWADREAAASAAKEYDERLAELFGAATRWGPVHGDAHCGNILVAAKGPVLFDFDTVCWAPLAWDLTHLLVRAGTDRNTGYTVGEIREAFGFTDQEVDAAVALRLVARRIARA; encoded by the coding sequence ATGCAGACATCCGCCCCGGGTATCGCAGCGAACGAGCAGAACACCGACCAGGCGTGGGTGAAACTTCGCCACCCGTCCGGCCTTGGCATGGCCGAGAGAGCCATCCGGGATTCCGTGCCGCTGGACAGCCGCATCCTGGGGGTGCAGCACGTCCGCACAGCCCATTATGTGGCCTGCAGGGTTGAGACCCGTGATGGATCATGGCTGGCCAGGGTGGGCGTCACTTCCCCCTCGGACACGGCGAAGGCGGACAACTCGGGCTTTATGGGAACAGCTGTCACGGTTCCCACGGGCCAACAGCGCGAGTACGTGCTGGCCCGGGAGTTCAGCTTCGCCGGCGTCAGTGTCACTGTGCCGGCAGGCTATACATCCTTCGAGGGGCCGCTCGATGCCCACTCCGGCCTTGATGTCCTGTGGCTGCCGTTCCTGCAGGACTCGGGCGCGGCCGTGACCGCAGAACAGTGGGCTGCAGCGCTGGTGCCCCTGCACGCATCCCGACCGGGCAATGAACTGCCGGTATTCACCAGCCGGGCTAAATCTCTGGGCAGGCTTGCTTCCTGGGCTGACCGGGAAGCAGCAGCCTCCGCTGCGAAGGAGTACGACGAGCGGCTGGCAGAGCTCTTTGGAGCAGCCACACGCTGGGGCCCCGTCCACGGGGACGCCCACTGCGGCAATATCCTGGTCGCCGCCAAGGGGCCGGTGCTCTTTGACTTCGATACGGTCTGCTGGGCTCCTCTCGCCTGGGACCTGACCCACCTCCTGGTCAGGGCGGGGACAGACCGGAACACCGGGTACACCGTTGGGGAGATCCGGGAGGCGTTCGGTTTCACGGACCAGGAGGTGGACGCTGCAGTTGCCCTCAGGCTCGTTGCCAGACGTATTGCACGGGCATAA
- a CDS encoding thymidylate synthase, whose translation MPIPTPYEDLLRDVLANGTPRSDRTGTGTIGVFGRQIRFDLSEGFPLITTKKVFTRGIIEELLWFLAGDTRVSTLKDKNVHIWDEWELKDGTIGPGYSHQWRHWDIPEAEGGGFIDQIEALVDGLKNDPFSRRHIVSAWNVGKLHEMALPPCHTMFQLHVTPDADGNPWKLNCQLYQRSGDLFLGVPFNIASYAVLTHMLAAQTGLVPGEFIHTFGDAHIYLNHVEQVNEQLSREPRPYPQLVLNRVPEDIFGYTIEDFTIEGYDPHPAIKAEVSV comes from the coding sequence ATGCCCATACCAACTCCGTATGAAGATCTCCTGCGCGATGTGCTCGCCAACGGGACCCCGCGCAGCGACAGGACCGGGACAGGAACCATCGGCGTCTTCGGCCGGCAGATCCGTTTCGACCTCTCCGAAGGCTTCCCCCTCATCACCACGAAGAAGGTCTTCACCCGCGGCATCATCGAAGAGCTGCTGTGGTTCCTGGCCGGCGACACCCGGGTGTCCACCCTGAAGGACAAGAACGTCCACATCTGGGACGAGTGGGAACTCAAGGACGGGACGATCGGCCCCGGCTATTCGCACCAGTGGCGCCACTGGGACATCCCCGAAGCTGAAGGCGGCGGGTTCATCGACCAGATCGAAGCTCTCGTGGACGGGCTGAAGAACGACCCGTTCAGTCGCCGCCACATCGTCAGTGCCTGGAACGTCGGCAAACTCCACGAAATGGCCCTGCCTCCCTGCCACACCATGTTCCAGCTGCATGTCACCCCGGATGCCGACGGCAATCCGTGGAAGCTGAACTGCCAGCTCTACCAGCGCTCCGGTGACCTGTTCCTGGGCGTACCCTTCAACATCGCCTCCTACGCTGTCCTCACCCACATGCTCGCCGCCCAGACCGGACTGGTCCCGGGCGAATTCATTCACACATTCGGCGACGCCCACATCTACCTCAACCACGTTGAGCAGGTGAATGAGCAGCTCTCCCGCGAGCCTCGGCCATACCCGCAGCTGGTGCTCAACCGCGTGCCCGAGGACATCTTCGGGTACACGATCGAGGACTTCACGATCGAAGGGTATGACCCGCACCCTGCGATCAAGGCGGAGGTATCGGTCTGA
- a CDS encoding nicotinate phosphoribosyltransferase — MTTIAPEITTASVTAALFETDAYKLGHIHMYPKGTTQVLSNFTNRGSRIEGVDHVVHFGLQAFLQNYCIERFAPFFAADEDEAVAEYAEGLIATLGPNNIGTDHVRALHRRGYLPLIFRAIPEGTRVPLLVPSVTVESTEREFFWLVNYIETALSASIWHPSTVATIADKYRGILDDAAEKTGTAPGFVDWQLHDFSFRGMPGIDTAAASGAAHLLSFKGSDSLGAMDFVRRYYNSAFGAENGQILGSIPASEHAVMCASGPEGEEETFRSILEANPAGNISLVSDGYDLWKVLQVILPNLKDVIMAREGNTVIRPDSGDPADIVCGTRTRPGAVHTAEVKTMERNPAYFGVIELLDAEFGHTINDAGYKVLNKVRVMYGDSITAERAVDMTSRLEKMGYASENLVMGVGSFTYQYNTRDTFSSAIKVTHIVVEGEGRNVFKDPATAKGAKRSATGRLAVILGEDGELKLIEKATPEQEEASLLQPVWANGQFIRRQSFADVRAVLGNIAS, encoded by the coding sequence ATGACCACCATCGCCCCGGAAATCACGACCGCCAGCGTCACCGCCGCCCTCTTCGAAACCGACGCCTACAAGCTCGGCCACATCCACATGTACCCCAAGGGAACCACCCAGGTCCTCTCCAACTTCACCAACCGCGGCTCGCGCATCGAAGGCGTGGACCACGTCGTGCACTTCGGTCTGCAGGCCTTCCTGCAGAACTACTGCATCGAACGGTTCGCACCCTTCTTCGCCGCCGACGAGGACGAAGCTGTTGCCGAATACGCCGAAGGCCTCATCGCCACGCTTGGCCCGAACAACATCGGCACTGACCACGTCCGTGCCCTGCACCGCCGCGGATACCTGCCCCTGATCTTCCGGGCCATCCCTGAAGGCACCCGGGTCCCGCTGCTGGTTCCGTCCGTCACCGTTGAATCCACCGAGCGCGAGTTCTTCTGGCTGGTGAACTACATCGAGACCGCCCTCAGCGCCTCCATCTGGCACCCCTCCACGGTCGCCACCATCGCCGACAAGTACCGGGGCATCCTCGATGACGCCGCCGAAAAGACAGGCACCGCACCGGGGTTCGTCGACTGGCAGCTGCATGACTTCTCCTTCCGCGGCATGCCCGGCATCGACACCGCTGCCGCCTCGGGCGCGGCCCACCTGCTTTCCTTCAAGGGCTCCGATTCGCTGGGCGCCATGGACTTCGTCCGCCGTTACTACAACTCGGCCTTCGGTGCGGAGAACGGCCAGATCCTGGGGTCCATCCCGGCCAGTGAGCATGCCGTCATGTGCGCCAGTGGCCCGGAAGGCGAGGAAGAGACCTTCCGAAGCATCCTCGAAGCCAACCCTGCGGGCAATATCTCCCTCGTCTCCGACGGCTACGACCTCTGGAAGGTGCTGCAGGTCATCCTGCCGAACCTGAAGGACGTCATCATGGCCCGCGAAGGCAACACCGTCATCCGCCCGGACTCCGGCGACCCGGCCGACATCGTCTGCGGCACCCGTACCCGCCCCGGCGCCGTGCACACGGCAGAAGTGAAGACCATGGAGCGCAACCCGGCATACTTCGGCGTCATTGAGCTGCTGGACGCCGAGTTCGGCCACACCATCAACGACGCCGGGTACAAGGTGCTGAACAAGGTCCGGGTCATGTACGGAGACTCCATCACAGCCGAGCGCGCCGTGGACATGACCTCACGCCTGGAAAAGATGGGCTACGCCTCGGAGAACCTCGTCATGGGCGTCGGCTCGTTCACCTACCAGTACAACACCCGGGACACCTTCTCCTCCGCCATCAAGGTCACCCACATCGTCGTTGAAGGTGAAGGACGCAACGTCTTCAAGGACCCGGCCACCGCAAAGGGCGCCAAGCGTTCGGCCACCGGCCGCCTGGCTGTCATCCTGGGCGAGGACGGGGAGCTGAAGCTGATCGAGAAGGCCACCCCGGAGCAGGAAGAAGCCTCGCTGCTGCAGCCGGTCTGGGCCAACGGCCAGTTCATCCGCCGTCAGTCCTTCGCAGACGTCCGGGCAGTGCTCGGTAACATCGCATCATGA
- a CDS encoding cation diffusion facilitator family transporter, producing the protein MSAPNGSKAIIAALAANLSIAAMKFVAYLLTASSSMMAESIHSVADSSNQILLLVGGKRARRQASPEHPFGYGRERYIYAFIVSIILFSVGGLFALYEAWHKFQDPHGIEGRWWWVPVAVLVFGLFAEGMSFRTAVRESNHTRGRSTWLQFIRRAKSPELPVILLEDFAALLGLSFALFGVVLTLVTGNGIFDAAGTALIGVLLVVVAAVLAVETKSLLLGESATAADVRAIEEAMIGEGVEKIIHLRTMHLGPEELLVAAKFAVDKANTAQDIADAINAAEARIRAAVPIARLIFLEPDVYSPAKAVPAQS; encoded by the coding sequence GTGTCAGCCCCCAACGGCAGTAAGGCGATCATCGCCGCACTTGCCGCCAACCTTTCCATCGCCGCGATGAAGTTCGTGGCCTACCTGCTCACCGCTTCATCCTCGATGATGGCCGAGTCCATCCACTCGGTGGCCGACTCCTCGAACCAGATCCTGCTGCTTGTCGGCGGTAAACGGGCAAGGCGCCAGGCCAGCCCGGAGCACCCCTTCGGATATGGCCGTGAACGCTACATCTACGCGTTCATCGTCTCCATCATCCTCTTCTCCGTCGGCGGTCTCTTCGCCCTGTACGAGGCGTGGCACAAGTTCCAGGATCCCCACGGGATTGAAGGCCGCTGGTGGTGGGTCCCGGTCGCCGTCCTGGTCTTCGGCCTCTTCGCCGAGGGCATGTCCTTCCGCACCGCCGTCCGCGAATCGAACCACACGCGCGGGCGCAGCACCTGGCTGCAGTTCATCCGGCGGGCCAAGTCCCCGGAACTGCCCGTTATCCTGCTCGAGGATTTCGCCGCCCTGCTGGGCCTGTCGTTCGCCCTCTTCGGCGTTGTCCTGACCCTGGTCACCGGCAACGGAATCTTCGACGCCGCCGGCACTGCACTGATCGGCGTCCTGCTGGTCGTCGTGGCAGCCGTCCTGGCCGTGGAGACCAAGTCGCTGCTGCTCGGTGAGTCAGCGACGGCAGCCGACGTGCGCGCCATCGAGGAGGCCATGATCGGTGAAGGCGTGGAGAAGATCATCCACCTGCGCACCATGCACCTTGGTCCGGAAGAACTCCTCGTCGCAGCCAAGTTCGCCGTCGACAAGGCTAATACCGCCCAGGACATCGCTGACGCCATCAACGCGGCCGAAGCCCGGATCCGTGCCGCGGTGCCCATCGCCCGGCTGATCTTCCTGGAACCGGACGTGTACTCGCCGGCGAAGGCAGTCCCGGCACAGAGCTAG
- a CDS encoding site-specific integrase, protein MTLIADHRHGELLSPADAARVQEALDNSISDATKTAYASDWRAFTGWCSSSGYRPMPALAETVIAYLTFMASAVRPDGRHAYAQSTIVRRASSINAQHVAAGMAPPGADGRVTRALKAIKRYRTQPQRRVAPLLTGDVRLLLEGTQVRTWPDGIGAVRDAALLLAGFAGAFRRSELAALKISDVIPDLADGVYLRVRRSKTDQEGQGQIKGLPYGVHPLTCAPCAIYRWMDLLDAAEGPDGRPGLMRALRKAGQPTSHICRDGRHQRRSDNESPLFRSLAGGGVIKPKGMTGHAVSDVIKRRAAAAGLDPNQYAGHSLRAGFVTQAFKSGADSRSVRRQTGHTGDAILAVYDRENAPLEGNAVRSIGL, encoded by the coding sequence ATGACCCTCATCGCTGACCACCGCCACGGGGAGCTGCTGAGCCCCGCCGATGCCGCGCGCGTCCAGGAAGCACTGGACAACTCCATCTCCGATGCGACCAAGACCGCCTACGCCTCCGACTGGCGTGCCTTCACCGGCTGGTGCTCCTCGAGCGGTTACCGGCCCATGCCGGCCTTAGCCGAAACCGTCATCGCCTACCTGACCTTCATGGCCTCAGCTGTCCGTCCTGACGGCAGGCACGCCTACGCCCAGTCCACGATCGTCCGCCGGGCCTCATCCATCAACGCCCAGCACGTAGCGGCCGGCATGGCCCCGCCCGGCGCGGACGGGCGCGTAACCCGGGCACTGAAAGCCATCAAGCGTTACAGGACCCAGCCCCAGCGGCGGGTGGCGCCTCTGCTGACGGGCGATGTCCGGCTCCTGCTCGAAGGCACCCAGGTCCGCACCTGGCCGGACGGTATCGGGGCTGTCCGGGACGCTGCGCTGCTCCTTGCAGGTTTTGCCGGTGCCTTCCGCCGCTCCGAGCTGGCCGCCCTGAAGATCTCCGACGTCATCCCCGACCTTGCCGACGGCGTCTACCTGCGCGTTCGCCGGTCCAAGACCGATCAGGAGGGGCAGGGCCAGATCAAGGGCCTGCCGTACGGAGTCCACCCGCTCACGTGCGCACCCTGCGCCATCTACCGGTGGATGGACCTCCTCGACGCGGCCGAAGGGCCCGACGGGCGCCCCGGACTCATGCGCGCCCTGCGCAAAGCCGGCCAGCCGACCTCCCACATTTGCCGGGACGGCAGGCACCAGCGGCGCTCGGACAACGAGAGCCCACTGTTCAGGTCCCTGGCCGGCGGCGGAGTCATCAAACCGAAAGGCATGACCGGCCACGCAGTCAGCGACGTCATCAAACGCCGGGCGGCCGCAGCAGGGCTTGACCCCAATCAGTACGCCGGGCACTCCCTTCGGGCGGGCTTCGTCACGCAGGCCTTCAAATCGGGCGCCGATTCGCGTTCGGTCCGCCGGCAGACCGGCCACACCGGTGACGCCATCCTGGCCGTCTACGACCGGGAGAACGCCCCGCTTGAAGGCAACGCAGTCAGGAGCATCGGCCTGTGA
- a CDS encoding ATPase, T2SS/T4P/T4SS family: MVKNRAAKEAARKLKAETGITYPRALDLVRAAGREFIYPNLTIGTAAGSPVTWQPRAGARLEISGWSGTGKSELMASMAAQAAAAGIEVHIIDPDKHGAGYSKIEGAHVTSDRDGAQAVFSDLTGKPRPAIVFFEGVSALASGMDTVSREMSAAAGELADAGYPVIAAWQSEPAIWPGSARILLGRTVPQQRTAFFGSPVSGSPQFMEGHYRAGGNGLPVLFQLCPDSVLPAVPVTAGEAPRFDDLNLPPAVRGFASVGPGLYVFAGLTASGRSLSMAAVLNLITEKYARRVTVIEEVLELPVNAGLSEVRRRIVGKDETTDVVITEAVRDVRDIIVVGDARSPEDFHAALLAAQAGHTVFLSMHAESAARVPFRILDAIMTNGWPVTAKDVASALKWVLFQKLVETADNTLRVPAVELMTVTHRVRELISDDSRDALASLVKAGEPGMIPLATSLSQLVLDGLITEEAAEKAAENPMDFRRALHAGKRHSAQSITLGTTSKGDKVRHALGLQQNLLAIRADPGRRGEALAAVAGRFPGEVHRVDPRNAGAELAEMLEESRALARRISQWDGPYSELPAEVRPARRCIVVDVPDMVAAGESAGSWFAPLARLSREASRVGVTLLIGVESDAQLKLLGDDLTLTARRLDLDGETPTYRSGSSADPVPFSPVWEAHAA; the protein is encoded by the coding sequence ATGGTCAAAAACCGTGCGGCCAAAGAAGCGGCCCGCAAACTTAAAGCAGAAACCGGCATCACCTACCCCCGCGCCCTGGACCTCGTCCGTGCGGCCGGCAGGGAATTCATCTACCCCAATCTGACGATCGGCACCGCCGCAGGTTCGCCCGTCACGTGGCAGCCCCGGGCAGGTGCACGCCTGGAAATCTCAGGCTGGTCCGGCACCGGCAAATCCGAGCTGATGGCATCCATGGCCGCCCAGGCCGCGGCTGCCGGCATCGAGGTGCACATCATCGACCCGGACAAGCACGGCGCCGGCTATTCGAAGATCGAAGGTGCGCATGTCACTTCCGACCGGGATGGGGCACAGGCCGTCTTCAGCGACCTGACCGGGAAACCGCGTCCGGCAATCGTCTTCTTCGAGGGTGTCTCTGCCCTGGCCTCAGGAATGGACACCGTCAGCCGTGAAATGTCCGCCGCCGCCGGTGAACTCGCTGACGCCGGGTACCCGGTCATTGCCGCATGGCAGTCCGAGCCTGCTATCTGGCCGGGCTCGGCGCGGATCCTCCTGGGCCGCACGGTGCCGCAGCAGCGTACGGCGTTCTTCGGCTCCCCCGTCTCCGGCAGCCCGCAGTTCATGGAAGGGCATTACCGTGCAGGCGGCAACGGGCTTCCTGTGCTGTTCCAGCTGTGCCCGGACTCGGTGCTTCCTGCTGTACCCGTGACCGCCGGTGAAGCGCCCCGGTTCGATGACCTCAACCTGCCTCCGGCAGTACGCGGATTCGCCTCGGTGGGACCCGGCCTCTACGTCTTCGCCGGCCTTACTGCATCGGGGCGGTCCCTCTCCATGGCGGCGGTCCTGAACCTCATCACGGAGAAATACGCCCGGCGCGTGACCGTCATAGAGGAAGTCCTGGAACTGCCCGTCAACGCAGGCCTGTCCGAGGTTCGGCGCCGGATCGTCGGCAAGGATGAAACCACGGATGTGGTCATCACTGAAGCCGTCCGCGACGTCCGGGACATCATTGTCGTCGGCGACGCCCGTTCACCTGAGGACTTCCATGCGGCCCTTCTCGCTGCGCAGGCAGGGCACACCGTCTTCCTGTCCATGCATGCAGAGTCAGCGGCCAGGGTGCCTTTCCGCATCCTGGATGCCATCATGACAAACGGGTGGCCTGTCACCGCGAAGGACGTCGCCTCCGCACTGAAATGGGTGCTCTTCCAGAAGCTGGTCGAGACCGCGGATAACACCCTCCGTGTTCCTGCAGTCGAGCTGATGACCGTTACCCACCGGGTACGCGAACTGATCAGCGACGATTCACGCGATGCTCTGGCGTCCCTGGTGAAGGCAGGCGAGCCGGGGATGATTCCCCTTGCCACCTCCCTGAGCCAGCTCGTCCTCGACGGACTCATCACCGAAGAGGCCGCCGAGAAGGCAGCCGAGAACCCCATGGACTTCCGTCGGGCGCTGCACGCAGGCAAACGCCACAGTGCGCAGTCGATCACCCTGGGCACGACCAGCAAGGGTGACAAGGTCCGGCACGCCCTGGGACTGCAGCAGAACCTCCTGGCCATCCGTGCTGACCCCGGCCGCCGCGGGGAAGCCCTGGCCGCCGTTGCAGGGCGCTTCCCCGGTGAAGTTCACCGTGTCGATCCACGGAATGCCGGCGCGGAGCTGGCTGAAATGCTGGAGGAATCCAGGGCCCTTGCGCGGAGGATCTCCCAGTGGGACGGCCCGTACTCGGAGCTGCCGGCCGAGGTCCGCCCTGCGCGCCGCTGCATTGTGGTGGATGTGCCGGACATGGTGGCGGCCGGAGAGAGCGCCGGTTCATGGTTCGCTCCCCTGGCACGGCTTAGCCGGGAAGCATCCCGGGTCGGAGTCACCCTGCTGATCGGGGTGGAGTCCGACGCCCAGCTGAAGCTGCTCGGCGATGACCTGACCCTCACGGCCCGGCGCCTGGACCTTGACGGTGAAACCCCGACATACCGGTCAGGCAGCAGCGCTGATCCGGTCCCGTTCAGCCCCGTCTGGGAGGCGCACGCCGCATAA